The following coding sequences are from one Methanomicrobiales archaeon HGW-Methanomicrobiales-1 window:
- a CDS encoding V-type ATP synthase subunit A: protein MEVTTKQAKEKKQGVLKRIAGPVVTAVNLDAHMYDVVKVGKEELMGEVIKIQGNSVIIQVYEDTSGIRPGEPVSNTGLSLAVELGPGLLTSIYDGIQRPLEVLVDKMGNFIQRGVTAPGLSHEKKWTFKPLVKTGDKVEPGAILGEVQETNIVHKVMLPPNAKAGVVKTIKSGDYTIDEIICILEDGREYPMIQRWPVRVPRPVKEKMNPTIPLITGQRILDGLFPIAKGGTAAIPGPFGSGKTVTQQQLAKWSDAEIVVYIGCGERGNEMTEVLTEFPHLEDPKSGKPLMERTVLIANTSNMPVAAREASVYTGITIAEYFRDMGYDVSLMADSTSRWAEAMREISSRLEEMPGEEGYPAYLAARLSEFYERAGLVKTLNGARGSVSVIGAVSPPGGDFSEPVTQNTLRIVKVFWALDAKLSQRRHFPAINWLNSYSLYLEALQDYYDKEVSPEWNTIRSWAMEVLQKEAELQEIVQLVGSDALPESEQVTIEVARMIREIFLQQNAYDAVDTFCDMKKQYAMMKAIKTYAELSYSAQLVGVSPAQINAVKAKNELAQIKFIKDYVPELAKIMKQMDDEFNTLRSAA, encoded by the coding sequence GTGGAAGTAACAACCAAACAAGCAAAGGAAAAGAAACAAGGGGTTCTGAAAAGAATCGCCGGCCCTGTCGTGACGGCAGTCAACCTTGACGCCCACATGTACGATGTGGTGAAGGTCGGCAAAGAAGAGCTGATGGGTGAGGTCATCAAGATCCAGGGTAACAGTGTCATCATCCAGGTGTACGAAGATACCTCGGGCATCAGGCCCGGCGAACCGGTCTCAAACACGGGCCTGTCGCTCGCAGTTGAACTCGGTCCGGGTCTGCTGACCAGTATCTATGATGGTATCCAGCGTCCTTTGGAAGTCCTCGTGGACAAGATGGGCAACTTCATTCAGCGTGGTGTAACAGCACCCGGTCTCTCCCATGAGAAGAAATGGACCTTCAAGCCGCTCGTAAAGACCGGTGACAAGGTAGAGCCCGGCGCAATTCTTGGAGAAGTCCAGGAAACCAACATCGTCCACAAGGTCATGCTGCCCCCGAACGCAAAAGCGGGAGTAGTCAAGACGATCAAGAGCGGAGACTACACCATCGACGAGATCATCTGTATTCTCGAAGACGGTCGCGAGTACCCGATGATCCAGCGCTGGCCGGTTCGTGTCCCCCGCCCCGTGAAAGAGAAGATGAATCCGACGATTCCGCTGATCACCGGTCAGCGTATCCTCGATGGTCTCTTCCCGATCGCGAAAGGTGGCACCGCCGCAATTCCCGGCCCGTTCGGGAGCGGCAAGACGGTTACCCAGCAGCAGCTGGCCAAGTGGTCGGATGCTGAGATCGTGGTCTACATTGGCTGCGGAGAACGCGGCAACGAGATGACGGAAGTTCTTACCGAATTCCCGCACCTCGAAGACCCGAAGAGTGGCAAGCCCCTCATGGAAAGGACCGTGCTCATTGCAAACACGTCCAACATGCCGGTGGCAGCCCGTGAAGCATCGGTTTACACCGGTATCACCATTGCGGAATACTTCCGTGACATGGGATACGATGTCTCCTTAATGGCAGACTCGACCTCCCGGTGGGCAGAAGCAATGCGTGAGATCTCCTCGCGTCTCGAAGAGATGCCCGGTGAAGAAGGATACCCGGCCTACCTTGCAGCCCGGCTCTCGGAGTTCTACGAGCGTGCCGGCCTTGTCAAGACCTTAAACGGGGCCCGTGGTTCCGTCTCGGTTATCGGTGCAGTGTCCCCCCCCGGTGGAGACTTTTCAGAACCCGTCACCCAGAACACCCTGCGTATCGTCAAGGTCTTCTGGGCACTGGACGCAAAACTCTCCCAGCGCAGGCACTTCCCGGCCATCAACTGGCTGAACTCGTACTCCCTGTATCTCGAAGCTCTCCAGGACTACTATGACAAGGAAGTCTCTCCCGAGTGGAACACCATACGGTCATGGGCCATGGAAGTCCTCCAGAAAGAGGCAGAACTTCAGGAAATCGTGCAGCTCGTCGGTTCCGATGCACTGCCCGAATCAGAGCAGGTGACGATCGAAGTCGCCCGTATGATCCGTGAGATCTTCCTCCAGCAGAATGCATACGACGCAGTCGACACATTCTGTGACATGAAGAAACAGTATGCCATGATGAAGGCGATCAAGACGTACGCCGAACTGTCGTACTCAGCCCAGCTTGTCGGTGTCAGCCCTGCTCAGATCAATGCGGTCAAGGCCAAGAACGAACTGGCCCAGATCAAGTTCATCAAGGACTACGTACCTGAACTGGCGAAGATTATGAAACAGATGGACGATGAGTTCAATACACTGAGGTCGGCAGCATGA